From Macrobrachium rosenbergii isolate ZJJX-2024 chromosome 55, ASM4041242v1, whole genome shotgun sequence, a single genomic window includes:
- the LOC136835399 gene encoding U-scoloptoxin(01)-Cw1a-like, producing MKAVFILLATIFASASARSAYILPAGAELLTNQIVTTFNCNGRPYGFYADVANDCAIFHVCYPINDATGSIIEEAQFSFICGNQTIFSQESLTCTFTDDAFPCDQAETLYDLSNADFGTIPEVDVE from the exons ATGAAGGCTGTATTCATTTTGTTAGCCACAATCTTTGCATCGGCTTCTGCCCGCTCTGCCTACATTTTGCCCGCTGGTGCGGAGCTCTTGACCAATCAAATTGTGACTACTTTCAACTGCAACGGACGCCCATATGGATTCTATGCCGACGTTGCCAATGACTGTGCCATCTTCCATGTCTGTTATCCCATCAATGACGCCACCGGAAGC ATTATCGAGGAAGCTCAGTTCTCCTTCATCTGCGGCAACCAGACCATCTTCAGCCAGGAGTCCCTCACCTGCACCTTTACCGACGATGCCTTCCCCTGCGACCAGGCAGAGACCCTGTACGACCTCTCCAACGCTGATTTCGGGACGATTCCCGAAGTCGACGTCGAGTAG